DNA from Phragmites australis chromosome 16, lpPhrAust1.1, whole genome shotgun sequence:
TATACACGTatctatcatatttttttacgGTTTACTATTTCACAAGATGATTTTACATAAACAGAAGGAGCATTCACAAGATACATCCtccttttgatttttgaaaaaccTGCAAGCTAAGGGGCCAGGCTGGAAAACTCCGTTGCCAGCTTCCATCCTCGAGGCGCGGCCGCGCGGCTGGCAAATACCCCCCGACCCCCATCCCCTCCAATTCCCACGAGAGCCCAAACCGAAACGGCCAAACCCCTGCGTTCTCCAGGCCGCAGCAATGGCCTCCCCCTCCGGCTCCGGCCACGAGCGCTCGCCGTCTCCGGAGGAACCGCGCCGCATTGTGGTCACCCACCGCCTCCCCCTCCGCGCGGAGCCCAACCCCGACGCGCCGCACGGCTTCGATTTCACCCTCGATCCCCACGCGCTCCCGCTCCAGCTCTCCCGCGGCCTCCCCCGCCCCGTGGTCTTCGTGGGCGCGCTCCCCTCAACCGCGGCGTCGATCCCGGCGTCCGAGGAACTAGCGGCCGACCTCCTCGCGCGCTTCTCCTGCAGCCCGGTGTTCCTCGTCGACGGCCTCCACAAGGACTTCTACGACGGGTTCTGCAAGCACTACCTGTGGCCGATGCTCCACTACCTCCTCCCGCTCACGCCTTCCTCCGGTGGCGGTGGCCTGAGCTTCAACGCGGAGCTCTACCGCGCCTACCTTACCGCCAACACGCAGTTCGCCGACCGCGTATTCGAGCTCCTCAACCCCGACGAAGACCTGGTCTTCATCCACGACTACCACCTCTGGGCGCTCCCCACCATCCTCCGCCACAAGTCGCCGCGCGCCCGCATAGGCTTCTTCCTCCATTCGCCCTTCCCCACTTCGGAGCTCTTCCGCGCCATCCCCGTCCGCGAGGACCTCCTCCGCGCCCTCCTCAACGCCGACCTCGTGGGCTTCCACACCTACGACTACGCCCGCCACTTCCTCTCCTCCTGCTCGAGGCTCCTCGGCATCTCCAACCACTCCCACCGCGGCTGTATCGGCATCGACTACTTCGGTAGAAACGTTGTCGTGAAGATCCTCTCCGTCGGCGTCGACATGGGCCATCTCCGCGAGGTCTTATCGTTTCCGGAGACAGCCGCGAAAGCCAAGGAGATCGCTACGAAGTACATGGGCCGTCAGCTGTTTCTCGGCGTGGACGATGTTGATTTGTTCAAGGGGATTGGTCTCAAGCTCTCGGCCATGGAGAGACTGCTGGAGTTGCGGACGGAGCTGCGCGGCCAGGTGGTGCTCGTGCAGATCAACAACCCGGCGCGGAGCCTTGGCCGCGACATCGATGTGGTCCGCACGGAGGTGCTGGCGACGCGGGACCGGATCAACACCCGCTTCGGCTTGCCGGGGTATGACCCGATTGTGGTGATCGAGGACCCCTTGCCGATGCACGAGAAGTTGGCGTTCTACACTGCGGCGGACATCTGCATCGTCACCGCCGTGCGCGACGGCCTGAACAGGACACCGTACATCTACACGGTGTGCCGGCAAGAGGGTCCGATTGCGAGCGGCTTGGTCGGCGCGCCGAGGGAGAGCGCCATCGTTGTGTCTGAGTTCGTCGGGTGCTCGCCGTCGCTGAGCGGCGCGATTCGGGTCAACCCGTGGAATGTGGACGAAGTGGCCGAGGCGATGGGCTCGGCGGTGAGGATGAGCGAGCTCGAGAGGCAGATGGGGCAAGAGAAGCACTACAGGTACGTGATCACGCACGACGTTGTCGATTGGGCGCGGTCGCTCGACCAGGACTTGCAGAGGGCGTGCAAGGACCACGCGTCGATGAATATCTTGAGCGTTGGGCTCGCCATGAGCTTCCGCGTCGTCGTGCTTGGGCCCGGCTTCCAAATGCTCTCACCTGGGCACATCAATCCAGCGTACCACCGGACTGGCAAGAGGCTCATTTTACTGGACTACGATGGCACAGTGATGCCGCAGGGGCTGATCTACAGAGCGCCCAGCGAGCAAGTGATTCGCATTCTGAACGAATTGTGCTCAGATCCAAAGAATACAGTCTTTGTTGTCAGCGGGCGGAGGAAGGATGAACTGGCTGGATGGTTTGGGCCATGTGAAAGGCTGGGGATCTCTGCAGAGCACGGCTACTTCACAAGGTGAACACTACTTCTTCCCCTATTCTCTTGGCATGTTCTTGGTAGGTGAAATTGAACGTGCCGGGTTGGTTAATTGGTTCAGGCATTTGGTAGGATCCATGCCACTGTTCAACTGATATAAATGGCATATCCTACAATTGCATTGCCAGCTCTTCTAGCATCAGGTCAATATCCTGTTTTGTATTTGACTATCTGACGGCTTGAATTGTGTCACTGATGGTATTTAATAGCGAGTCCAGTCTGCTTCTGCCATAATCGTTTGAATATGCAGCCGTTCTTGAAAAGAAATAAATCTGACTATAAACAAAGAGCAGTTGCTTTTTCTAGTATGCCAAATAGGTTGGTATTGAGTTGATGTTGATTGGCTGCTCTGTAAAGTAGTATAGTTATATTCTGAGTGTTATAATTGAGTCCAAACTTCTATACAGTAGTGGTAATATAGTATGACCGGTGCCTCGTATAAGATGGCACTTCCATTTTTCTGTATCCTACATTCCTACTAGTATTTCTTTATGACTACGTGCATGTGATTGTCAAGAGGTTAAGGAATGAGATTGGCTGCTTCGTGAAGTAACTCTGCTTTGTTATCAGGTGGAGCAGGGATTCTCCATGggagtcatccaagttggtGCTAGACTTTGATTGGAAAAATACTGCTGAGCCCGTGATGAAGTATTACGCTGATGCAACCGACGGCTCATACATTGAGGTCAAAGAAACAGCACTAGTCTGGCACTACGAGAATGCTGATCCGGATTTTGGATCAAGCCAGGCCAAAGAGCTCCAGGACCACCTGCGGGATGTGCTTGCCAAGGAGCCAGTATCTGTGAAAAGCGGCCATCAGATTGTGGAAGTTAATCCTCAGGTACGGAAACATCTAACAATGTCACGTGCTATCTTTTTAGATGGATACTCCTATGCCACTTCATCATTCGGGGAAGGGGTCACATCTATATTGGTCTGCATCTTCTATGTGGGTAGCTATTTCACTTTCGTTTGCACAAGCCAAGACGAAAGGAACAAGTCTCAATTTTTGACCGGTAGCTTTCATAATCAAGCAAATGTAGCTTTCAGACCACAAAACGCATTAGATTAGACTGACTTTAAGAAGCTTTATCCAGATCATATTCAGCTGCCATTTCTCTTTAGCATTTGATATGTATTGGTTGACAAATTTTTCACTGGCCATGCCTgcctagatctcctctatcgACTATGTTCACTACTACCAAGTTAACTATATCTACTGATGTTGCCAAGTTATCTTCACgaacaatatttattttcattgtcACTTAACTCTTCTTTGTCTCATGAGTTAATATATTCTTGTGCAGGGGGTCGGCAAAGGAATCTCAGTGCAGAGTCTTATTGCAACTATGGGGTCTCGTGAAAGCATGCCAGATTTCATCTTATGTGTTGGCGATGACCGGTGTGATGAGGACATGTTTGAGGCTATCACTGCTCCCTCGAGCAAATCTTCGCTTCCAGAGGCTGCTGAGATCTTTGCTTGCACTGTTGGCAACAAGCCAAGCTTGGCGAAGTACTACCTGGATGACCCATCCGATGTTCTGAAGATGCTTCAGGGCCTGGCAGGCTCATCGACCGAGCATCCCGTAGCTTCGCAGCATCAGGTCTTCGAAAACTCGCTCGAGTAAAATATCAGGCCTTCGACCGGCTGGATGAATCTTGGAAGAGCAGTTCATTTTGTTCATGATTCCTTTTTGTACTTAGGGGAAAGAAATGGTTGGCAGGAAAGCAGTAAAGGCAAAGATCAGTTAACTGACAAGTGATAGATCGATCATTAGGTTAAACAACAGCTTTCTGGTTCATGTTTACATGGTTAGCAGTTACTTGTACAAACTTCAGAAGTTTTGCTCCTCTGTTTCTTAGATTGCTGGAAGAACCTAAAGAAGTAGTAGAAGGGAAAGTCATGATTCGATGATCCATCCGGTGGTGGTTCTTCTTTACCTTCTGCTGAATCGTTTTTGACATGATAATTCAGGTGTTAATCTGGGGGTATATTTTGCATCTTCTGACGAATGAATCACTTTGCTCGATTTTGCCTCCAACTATTTTGTTCCTAAAACTTTCCCTTTCAAGGGTGCAGTTCTTTCCTAGTACATGCGGCAGGATGGTGTTAATGCCCCTGCCTGTGCGGCGAGCTAGGCCTCGCCATCCCGTCGCGTCAGACTAGCTGGATTCAGCTCATCGTCCTCAATCTCCAAGTTTTCTGTACAGCGTGACGGATCGCTCTGCTTGCTGGCATTTATGGTCACGGTGCCAGGGTGGTGGAATCAACCCGTCCAGGTTTTTGGCTTTGTGTTTGGTTCGTGGATCAGGAGCCGATGGGGTTATACAGCTAAGGGGAATATTCTTTCAAATGTCAGATGAGCTGAACTGTGCAAAAGACTCGGACGAGGCCGCTCGCGTTCTTCTGTACACGGCTCGGCTCTCGCCGGCCTTTGACAGGGCCAGTCCTTGCGGGGATGAAGTGAAGAATGGAAACGCTGACTTGTCCGGCAACGGACACCCGGGCCCTGAAAGCCATTGCTCTCCGCTGCGAAATCCAGCACCCATTTTCGTGGTGTCCAAGTCTCCCCCAACCGCGTGCGAGGTCGACGGAGCTCGGAGACAAGCTTGTGGTCGTTGTCCTTTGATCGCCGTCGGTGAATCCCACCGGGGGAACCTGCTCCCTTTCCACGCCGTGCCCTGCGTCCCAACCTGTCACGTGTTGAATGTAGCAAAACCGCGATCCAAAAAGTCGTCCACGAAGATTCTGCAGGGGTGTGTTTGTTATAAAAGAGGTTGTATAGTTTGACTGAGAGTAATTATATTGGAGGAGCTATATAGCTGTTGAGAAGAATATTTGGTGGACTAAGTAAATAGATGTAATGACGAATATAATGAAATTATTTGATTGTTTATATGAGTGGATGTAATGATTCTATGATCTAAGATTGATAAGTGGATCCTACTGATATTGTAGCTTAAGTAGTTTACATCCGTCTAATCTGCATGCGAGTGAAGCTCAATTTGGAGTTCTTGCACAATTTGGAGTTCTTGCACACTCTTCCAGTCCATCAGCACCAGTTGTTTCCGCTCGTTTGACGCGCCAAATTCTTTGAGAATTTGAACTCTCTCATCACATCGAGAGTGTGCCAGCATAAACGGTCTCCGGCACGCTTCTGATGGATGGGGATCGAAAGCAAGTGCCAGTCATACCTGGACTTATATTACTGGTACAATACAATGCATTCCAACGTTTTCTTGACTAGTCGTGGGGAAAAGATGTTACAAAATAAGGCACTTTACAtctaatttaatctataaataatgtATTAGTAGAAATTGATAAACTGACATATTTATATCACCAAAGTATAATCTACAGATATATAAGATAGAACTAtaaatgactagatctactataattaaaattaaaaatcgTATGAAATAAAGTAAAGTAATATGTTTTTTTACCTATTGGCCGTGTGCTATGAAGACTGCTGAGGATGTGGGTTGCACCATATTGATCTTATAGAGTGACCTTAACTCAATAGACGTTTATAGCCATTAGTCATAGAATGACTTTGACTTGCCATCTATTAAAGTGCACACTAGAAAACTTATCTAGTCTCAGTGTATCGATAAATTCagccattgataaacctaagtgcctacaataagatTGTAGATTGTTGGAAAATAAGtcacttttaggtttaatttaatccataaataatttataaggaGAAACTgataaaattacatatttatatcatcagagcataatctagacatgtgtaaGATAGCGCTACAATGACTAAATCTACTGTACTCGAAATTAAGAATCGCagaaaataaagtacgagtatcATTGTTTTTACGTACTGGTCATGCGCTGTGAAGACTACTGAGGATACGGGTTGCACCGTGTTGATGACACGATCGATTCTACTGACGATGCGCTAGATTTGTTGACGATGATAGCGGGCAGCGCCCAAGCGAGCAAGAAGACGAGCTGTGATGAAGAACTTAAGTAATCGGGCAGAGCGCTttctaaaaaccttatttgccCTTTCCCAGTGCAGGATCTCAAGAGTGAGGGTTCGAAGACCTGTTCTCTTGTTTGCCGTGCACATCGATGCCGAGATAGAGTAGACTACAATAGTAACGCAACAGAGAGATAAAGAGACAAAAAAAACCCTAGCTTTTATATAGACTTATGTGATGAGAGCATTTCTAATTTAAtagctactctcaattagccgTCTATATAATTCACACAATGAGGTGGGGGTCCTTAGATATATATAAGGAGAAAACGGTATGCCTCTATCTCTATCAGCAATATGATACTATTAGAGGATAGATCTCATCATGAGCTGTCTCTTCATAATATGAGTTTTTAAgatttattaagaattattaaaattatataacccCAATAATTCTTAAAAAAAGCATGGATGGGATAGAAGCAAGAACCGTGTAAGAACATCTCGTTGCAGCAAAGGTTTCTTGCTGCGTTAGCTTAGGATCTAAGGTTGTAGGATAGGCACAAGCGGCCTCATCGAACTGCTGCAGTTGTTAGTGGATGGACAAGGAATTTGCATGATGTTGTGAAAAAGAACTCTGTTGGAATGTAAATGCCTTCTTTCTTATGGTGAAATGCAATTAGGCTGACAACGCAGGGAGAGTACTGGTCGTGCTGTCGGAAAAGGCTTTTCTGCTGCAAATTCCACTTTTGGTTTGGAAATCATGGAAGCTAAGCGAATACGGTGGTTACAAGGAGATGTATGCTGATCAAGCAGATAGTCTTTGGTGTGACCTTAAGAAACTCTTTCAGACTCACATTCCATATCCTTATATAAGGAGactttttaataatattttctcTTTAAATTTTCTTCCTCTCTAATAGACTCTGGATACCCCGTTCCTTATATTTCTTCTCATATGTCACCGACAGATGAACCCCACTCATTATACACACGCGTACGGTGGTGAACAACCTGCAACAAAGAAAGATAATAGCACACGGCCGAACCCAAGACTTCCAACATTACCTGACAGCACACAACAAGGTGGCGCCATCTTTATGGCAGCGCCACATAGccatgatgatgacgatgaggcTTGACGATGGTGGGCTTCATCAGCCTCGATGGAGCGTGCGGCTAGGGCCTCCCGGCCACGGGCAGCACAGCAGGGACGGCAAAGTGGCGCGGTGGCTCTGCGAGGCTGGAGGAAACAACAGTGCGCTCTGACCCTCTGATCCGGCAATGGAGGTGGCTTGCAGCATGACCAGACTTGACAACAGCAGGATGACACGGTGGCCGGTGGCAACTCACATGAGGCTGGCGGTGGTAGGGACCCGGTGGGGACCAATCTTTAGCTCCGACAGCAGGGACTTCACTTCAGCGGCAGTAGGGACGGCAAACTAGAACGACAACCGGGGTTTGACCCCCTTCTCTCCATCTGCAGGCGACGATGTCATTGGAGGCGGCGGCCAGGGCTCGACCTTGTACCTCTTGTCCCCCAGCAACAGGGCCTCAACCATGTACCTCTTGTCCCCGCAGAGGTCACCAACCGCCCCCGCCAAGGTCACTGATGAACCCCACCCGTCATACACATGCATACGACACCTCACTgccggcctcctccccaccaCGCAGCCCCCGCCCCTGCTCTGTGAGGGAAGCCCACCATGTGGGTCACACCACCACGGCGTCTGCCTCGCTTGCGACTGGTGTAGTCTCCCCTCGCCACTGCGCCCACTTCCATCGCGGTCAACTCCGATGAGGAAGCCTTCACCATATGCTTTGGGTACCTCTCCGAGTAGATGGGCTAGTCGTACTTCGCATGATGGCGGCAGACGGCGAGAGAGGCGCTGGACGGCGGGTGGGTGGGTGTGGGAGGTCGGGCGATCAAGCGCAGGAGTGGGACAACAGggccggcgggagggcgagggCAGGAAGACTGGTGTGGGAGGGAGGCCGAGCACGGGATGAGATAGGGAGTCGACTCCGAAGGAGTGGGATAGGGGATCGGTAAAGATTATGGGTGGGATACGGGTCTGTTGGAGAATGATTTTAGCGTATAATCCTTAAATTTAGCTATCGAGAGTTTAATAGAGTTGCTCTTAGATATGATCTTACATTAGTAAACTTGTCATGTAATCAAACAGCCATGTGTAAAATTGACTATTATGGCAGTGCTGGTATCCTAGATATTTCCCGACCGTCTGCCCACCCTCCTAAAGGGGTTTTGATAGTATTTCAGAGCGAAAAATCAGATATCTGAGAGTCAGAGCCAGATAATTGTATTggatatcatatttggatgtaGGGAGATAGATGCCGGATATCGGATACACAAGAAAAAATTGGGTATATCCGAAGACTATCCGATGACTATCTGAACTTGTTTTCCGgagcttataactttttcatacagagtCGGATGTAGATGATTcttatatgaaaaattatagctcttgacgagatctacaactttgaagTTGAGACAATCTTCTTTTGAAGTCATTAATGCAtccaaataattaaaaaaatttagccaGCATATTGGGCACTAGTAACTTCTCTGACTTCACTCGAACTCGTGACTCCAATATTGCTAATTTACATGTTGAAACACTAATGTAACTGAGTTTTAGATGTGTAGAATGGTCAAACGatcataacatatatatatatatatatatatatatatatatatatatatatatatatatatatatatatagctaaaaGTATCTCAGAGATAGAATCAATCTCCAAAAGATAGGTACCTATCTAAGAAGATCAAATCTTTGGAGATCGAGACAGATCTAAATTCTATTGTAAAACTTCAGGTTTTCTAACACTTTTCCTTTGGTACTTTTTGCGAAATGCATATGTTTCATCAAAACTCTAGaaagaaaaattagaagaaagagtacatagcttgCGATATGATCACACAAATTATATCATTAAGAACCTTAACATAAGAAACTTCAGAAAAACTCATCTAAgtgaaaaagagtacaacccaCCCAAAATGCTTCAAATAATTTTATGATTAACTTTGGGcatttaatcttcttgattaaaatttaattcttcatatcggtattatgtgaaaattctcaccctgaaatatgcaactctctaagtcTCATCATTCCAATGCAACGAACacatattttaaaattagatacGGGGAGAGATTTAGTGAATAAATATgtaagattttcacatgacatGATATAcattacttttattttgttcatcttatgcaattcatgtGCATAAAAAAAACTTGGGGTTGATATGCTTAGTTAAGTTGCTTTTCTCATATCCTGATTGCACTTATGCAATACatgcaacattatcttcatagataatggtaggggtgttagtagtgttcaaaccacatgactgctggatatgattgatcactcttctaagccatacGTATTCCCGTAcagcttcatataaagctattattttcaagtggtttgtcgaagtagatacaaATATTTGCTTTGATAATTTCTAGGATActgcagttccaccacataggaAAATATAGTCAGTCTGTGATTTTGTtgtatgcgggtctgacagGTACCTAGCATCTGcgtatccaaccagacttaggtcctgatttttttcttctgtagaaTAGACCCAGATCTTTGCTATTTTGCAAGTAACATAGAATATCATTCACGCTCTTCCAATGCCTTATAGTGGGTTGTACACTATATTGGGAATTCTAGTCTCAgtacttcctcctcctcttctctaggtctatagggatatTGATGTGCTTGCAATGATCTTTCGACCATGGGGGGTTTTAAcgggaaatgatttttcaaaaaccaaactGCTCTAACACCTtttgagtgtagtttgactgatgtactGAAATTTCATCTGTCACATACTCTAGCTACATGTCTAAACAAaacttggttttacccaaatatttcatttcaaatttATACTTCAAGTACAagcttgcttcttctatttcttcttctgtactGATGATATTCATATCATCTTCATATGCACAAATCCATCCTGTGATCTGACTGTTTTAACCCATAtagcgacttcttcaattgtatgCTATAAATATGTCTATTTCTTGTATCTAGATTTGACAATTatattccttcaggtaccttcatataaatgcccgaatctaggctcccataaagCTATGCGGCCACAAcctccatcaattttattttcaacttCAGGTTGATTGCCATTAAGATTAAATATATAAAGGTAATGTCACCCATCACCGGAGAatatgtttcttcataatcaacatctggtcgttgagtgaaatcTTGTGCCACTAGTTGTGCTTTATACCTCACAATTTTATTGCTTTCactcctcttacgaacaaaaactcACTTATAtcctactggtttgatgtggagaggtgtgcggcatactggcCCCAAAACCTCTCTTTTATTTAGGGATAATAGTTCAGTCATTATTGTCTTTCGTTAGTCTTCCCAATCTGatctcattctacattcagtgagCGATGCTGGCTCAGAGTCATGATCTATGATTGTGGTAATTTTATTGAGAAGTATATGTCGACTATTTGGTTGCTCTATTTCaggattcccctgaattcacatagttttttgctattttatcatgggctgcactttcaggtgtTTCTATATCTTGCCCTTCATAATTTCTTTCAGGTGCACTTTTAGGtgcttcttcattatttcttactattggagcaaggtcctttagtttactAGCATCAATTTCTAATTTAGCGCATATTTTCGTTGGTTTCTTCCTGCCTGTGAAGATTCAAATCCGGTATGCCTACTTCTCGAGGTTCCATATCATCgtcaggtctcaactggctctcCTTCATTTTTTCTATGGGGTATTTTTATGATTGGCTGTGGTAAGCTCTTATTTCCCACTTTCGCTAGACGTCTCCAACTATTTAGGACTTGAGAAACTGAATTTCTtgtaattttattatttttcggagctcctaggaTAAGATGAGAGGTACATTCTTTTGGTACTTTCACCATCTCcggtgcattgcgtgcaggcacatgAAACTTAGTCACACTCTTCAAATCATAAAAATGTTCAGGTAGATCATTTGCTAATTTCTACAAATCGATAATTTTctatacttcatcatttgcttcaccaGTGTGATGATCA
Protein-coding regions in this window:
- the LOC133896415 gene encoding probable alpha,alpha-trehalose-phosphate synthase [UDP-forming] 9, with protein sequence MASPSGSGHERSPSPEEPRRIVVTHRLPLRAEPNPDAPHGFDFTLDPHALPLQLSRGLPRPVVFVGALPSTAASIPASEELAADLLARFSCSPVFLVDGLHKDFYDGFCKHYLWPMLHYLLPLTPSSGGGGLSFNAELYRAYLTANTQFADRVFELLNPDEDLVFIHDYHLWALPTILRHKSPRARIGFFLHSPFPTSELFRAIPVREDLLRALLNADLVGFHTYDYARHFLSSCSRLLGISNHSHRGCIGIDYFGRNVVVKILSVGVDMGHLREVLSFPETAAKAKEIATKYMGRQLFLGVDDVDLFKGIGLKLSAMERLLELRTELRGQVVLVQINNPARSLGRDIDVVRTEVLATRDRINTRFGLPGYDPIVVIEDPLPMHEKLAFYTAADICIVTAVRDGLNRTPYIYTVCRQEGPIASGLVGAPRESAIVVSEFVGCSPSLSGAIRVNPWNVDEVAEAMGSAVRMSELERQMGQEKHYRYVITHDVVDWARSLDQDLQRACKDHASMNILSVGLAMSFRVVVLGPGFQMLSPGHINPAYHRTGKRLILLDYDGTVMPQGLIYRAPSEQVIRILNELCSDPKNTVFVVSGRRKDELAGWFGPCERLGISAEHGYFTRWSRDSPWESSKLVLDFDWKNTAEPVMKYYADATDGSYIEVKETALVWHYENADPDFGSSQAKELQDHLRDVLAKEPVSVKSGHQIVEVNPQGVGKGISVQSLIATMGSRESMPDFILCVGDDRCDEDMFEAITAPSSKSSLPEAAEIFACTVGNKPSLAKYYLDDPSDVLKMLQGLAGSSTEHPVASQHQVFENSLE